The Mycoplasmopsis equigenitalium genome contains a region encoding:
- a CDS encoding lipoprotein 17-related variable surface protein, which produces MNNKHNQDNQNIDVTSNVPQIQPTTYLQPYKTQAAPYQQSIQKQPSMTKRIISSVIAVGVPVAITAGVVIAFLNLNKQSNDDQLQKMKLIVKNLSLNVDKKAEKEALKVRDKDLQLIGVVPNEYSVSSHIHNLDAKNGSIQATITLIAKNGTSVDSSPITIEGFKKLDANDLDALSVASAVATLRGNLQAIKALNDDKLIFTKNKGHLVPSEYMYTGDYDLEADTGLPIKEIANGINFSITQTPYFNFATNDTDQLKITATISRGKHASHVEFLISGFMSQTKKDLAELNKIFENFGNSYSTLNYSTKTAEAVMQNEYLEVNEIFRDIAYDIKSIKEKYPSIVLSEPRHEISGDTGLSIEIDAKLNKAVKTLKFKVNGFSSLSNYNQSELAEFMKNFNSPVATREHTNKLSSEYNYRDYLDLFSDLDWHFDQEAKAKGITITLGNSTNQDGVKLVTIILTKNSAQLTKQIKITNFKTNAEYADYIFKQFFDQVPNILYTNNHSDKVPSAVNYDIVSLDEDTKSNLRSLAARFNITLGVKAQNNEGVFAQNGSKQVTLEAKIAGQVKTKDVIVEGFLTANESHKQTLPKIVAEIGNKNQTTKNHTDKGTNDPLSAYDNFEAFANDVQINFANIKNKYPGVSFESFYTVSNDDGSRTVSFNVKLGNESANIIITIEGFKTNQVVINETVKKIKLAINEEYTTTKYANKLPSEASDLYTDTAEIDADLSTNLEQLATANGALITIKNKKANDEAGTMIISLDIVLDTQHYDEFFVAKGFTTPSARANAQLDAVINQLQTTYPTQTHQNEIPSAVDYATVNELATDLGINLSTLTPKVNIDFDKTRKAQDDDAKATKKVFLTLSINGYERSHAITITGFTTSRETEVKRINDFVNNFNKDYTTLLNNTKHASEVAYLSKEELKDDTNCDLSAQETTNNVLINLISQTTNGDVKEVNLEVKSKQDSTIKATLKINVRGFITSTQFEERVLFEYVNNFITNNQFSTINNSKAFPIDVSYNDVNKIINDGAKKLEVKAQEITTKYKINNNNRALRLELNNAVNVINDDDNGTKTISLKAIYGNTTKVFNVIMTGFYSKKSKQYLEGKINEFINNKLDVKLINNGEMIEGAYRAKLPSQVPNGDILFTTKNGSAIDNKFQVSIARKVANDTNHLLDVYYKVTYTENGNSLTSEEKLKQFPTSDIKPIVDKLFDASDFGYFKTRRALKAKLISKGNESYKLDAYNKKFKSSVNFKIGEGNNFEVNYITKPSFPKGTENIKVKYEIAKYEIRKVRVDQVKFDNIFLYFNESQNRITFSGRQTMKLYPHELKTCFSHITNRIDPAVLHYSYDYDGTECEKIRAWINIKYTYMNQTVYKSIFSFANVIRIVNEPAYKINSIPSGSLAGEYYVYMDYYFDLSKERAKIRQDGKAN; this is translated from the coding sequence ATGAATAATAAACATAACCAAGATAACCAAAATATTGATGTAACAAGTAATGTGCCACAAATACAACCTACTACATATTTACAACCATACAAAACCCAAGCCGCTCCTTACCAACAATCAATTCAAAAACAACCTAGCATGACAAAAAGAATCATCAGCTCAGTAATTGCTGTTGGTGTGCCGGTTGCAATTACTGCCGGGGTTGTTATTGCTTTTTTAAACCTTAACAAACAAAGCAATGATGATCAATTACAAAAAATGAAGCTTATTGTTAAGAATTTATCACTAAATGTTGATAAAAAGGCGGAAAAGGAAGCTCTTAAAGTTCGGGATAAGGACTTACAGTTAATTGGTGTTGTCCCTAATGAATATAGTGTTAGCTCGCATATTCATAATCTTGATGCTAAAAATGGAAGCATACAGGCTACCATTACTTTAATCGCTAAAAATGGAACTTCAGTCGACTCTAGTCCAATTACAATTGAAGGATTTAAAAAGCTTGATGCTAACGATCTTGATGCTTTAAGTGTTGCTAGCGCTGTAGCAACACTTCGTGGTAATTTACAAGCGATTAAAGCGCTTAATGATGATAAATTAATATTCACCAAAAACAAAGGGCATTTAGTACCTAGCGAATATATGTACACTGGTGATTATGATCTAGAAGCAGATACTGGTTTGCCAATTAAAGAAATTGCTAACGGAATTAACTTTAGCATTACCCAAACTCCATACTTTAATTTTGCAACTAATGATACCGATCAACTTAAAATTACTGCAACTATTTCACGGGGTAAACACGCATCACATGTTGAGTTTTTAATTAGCGGTTTTATGTCGCAAACCAAAAAAGATTTAGCAGAACTAAATAAGATCTTTGAAAACTTTGGTAATTCATACTCTACCCTTAACTACAGCACCAAAACTGCTGAAGCCGTAATGCAAAACGAATACTTAGAAGTTAATGAAATCTTTCGTGATATTGCTTATGACATTAAAAGTATTAAAGAAAAATACCCAAGCATAGTCTTAAGTGAACCACGTCATGAAATAAGCGGCGATACCGGTTTAAGCATCGAAATCGATGCCAAACTTAATAAAGCAGTTAAAACCCTTAAATTTAAGGTTAATGGTTTTAGTTCATTAAGTAACTATAACCAAAGCGAACTTGCTGAATTTATGAAAAACTTTAATTCACCTGTTGCAACTCGCGAACACACAAATAAACTTTCTAGCGAATACAACTATCGTGATTACTTAGATTTATTTAGTGATCTTGACTGACATTTTGACCAAGAAGCAAAAGCTAAAGGCATTACGATCACCCTTGGTAACTCGACCAATCAAGATGGTGTTAAACTGGTTACTATCATCTTAACTAAAAACTCAGCACAGCTAACTAAACAAATTAAAATCACCAACTTTAAGACTAATGCTGAATACGCTGATTACATCTTTAAACAATTCTTTGACCAAGTTCCTAATATTCTTTACACCAATAATCATAGCGATAAAGTACCAAGCGCTGTAAACTATGACATTGTAAGCCTTGATGAAGATACCAAATCTAATTTACGCTCGCTTGCGGCTCGTTTTAACATCACGCTTGGTGTTAAAGCACAAAATAATGAAGGTGTCTTTGCCCAAAACGGTAGCAAACAAGTAACCCTTGAAGCTAAAATTGCTGGACAAGTAAAAACCAAAGATGTAATCGTTGAAGGTTTTTTAACTGCCAACGAATCACACAAGCAAACCTTACCAAAAATTGTTGCTGAAATTGGTAACAAAAACCAAACAACTAAAAATCACACCGATAAGGGAACTAACGATCCTTTATCTGCTTACGACAATTTTGAAGCCTTTGCTAACGATGTGCAAATTAATTTTGCCAATATTAAAAATAAATATCCAGGTGTAAGCTTTGAAAGCTTTTATACAGTTTCGAATGATGATGGTTCTAGAACTGTTTCATTTAATGTTAAATTAGGTAATGAAAGTGCCAACATTATTATTACAATTGAAGGCTTTAAAACCAACCAAGTTGTTATTAATGAAACAGTTAAAAAGATCAAACTTGCTATTAATGAAGAGTACACAACAACTAAATATGCCAATAAATTACCAAGCGAAGCAAGTGATTTATACACCGACACTGCCGAAATTGATGCCGATTTATCAACAAACCTTGAACAATTAGCAACAGCTAACGGTGCACTAATTACAATTAAAAACAAAAAAGCAAATGACGAAGCTGGAACAATGATTATCAGCCTTGATATTGTTCTTGATACACAACACTATGATGAATTCTTTGTTGCAAAAGGATTTACAACTCCTAGTGCTCGCGCTAACGCTCAACTTGATGCTGTTATTAATCAGTTACAAACAACTTATCCAACCCAAACACACCAAAACGAAATTCCAAGCGCTGTAGATTATGCAACTGTTAATGAATTAGCAACTGATTTAGGAATTAATTTAAGTACCCTAACACCAAAAGTTAATATTGATTTTGATAAAACTAGAAAAGCTCAAGATGATGATGCCAAAGCAACCAAAAAAGTATTTTTAACTTTAAGTATTAATGGTTATGAACGTAGTCATGCCATTACTATTACTGGCTTTACTACTAGTCGTGAAACCGAAGTTAAAAGAATCAATGATTTTGTTAATAACTTTAATAAGGACTATACAACCTTACTTAATAACACAAAACACGCAAGCGAAGTCGCTTACCTTAGCAAAGAAGAGCTTAAAGACGATACTAACTGTGACTTAAGTGCACAAGAAACAACTAATAATGTTTTAATTAATCTAATTTCTCAAACAACTAACGGTGATGTTAAAGAAGTTAATTTAGAAGTTAAATCAAAACAAGATAGCACAATCAAAGCAACGCTAAAAATTAATGTTCGCGGCTTTATTACTAGTACACAGTTTGAAGAAAGAGTATTGTTTGAGTATGTTAATAACTTTATTACAAATAACCAATTTTCAACAATTAACAATAGCAAAGCATTCCCAATAGATGTATCCTACAACGATGTTAATAAAATTATTAATGATGGTGCCAAAAAACTAGAAGTTAAAGCACAAGAAATTACAACTAAATACAAAATCAACAATAATAATCGCGCCTTAAGACTTGAACTTAATAATGCTGTTAATGTTATTAACGATGATGATAACGGTACCAAAACAATTAGTCTAAAAGCAATTTATGGTAATACTACAAAAGTATTTAATGTCATTATGACTGGATTTTACAGTAAGAAAAGTAAACAATATCTTGAAGGTAAAATTAATGAATTTATTAATAACAAACTCGATGTTAAGTTAATAAATAATGGCGAAATGATTGAAGGAGCCTATCGGGCAAAATTACCTTCACAGGTACCTAATGGTGATATATTGTTTACTACTAAAAATGGCAGTGCAATTGATAATAAATTCCAAGTATCAATAGCTCGAAAAGTCGCAAATGACACAAACCATTTATTAGATGTTTACTATAAAGTAACCTATACCGAAAACGGCAATTCACTTACTTCAGAAGAAAAGCTTAAACAGTTTCCAACTAGTGATATTAAACCAATTGTTGATAAATTATTTGATGCATCTGATTTTGGTTACTTTAAAACCAGAAGAGCATTAAAAGCAAAACTAATATCTAAGGGTAACGAAAGTTACAAACTTGACGCTTATAATAAAAAATTCAAAAGCAGCGTAAATTTTAAAATTGGAGAGGGTAATAATTTTGAAGTTAACTACATAACTAAACCTTCATTTCCTAAAGGAACAGAAAATATAAAAGTTAAATATGAGATTGCCAAATACGAGATACGAAAAGTAAGAGTGGATCAAGTAAAATTTGATAATATATTTCTATATTTTAATGAAAGTCAAAATAGAATAACATTCAGTGGTCGACAAACTATGAAACTCTACCCCCATGAATTAAAAACTTGTTTTTCTCATATAACTAATCGTATAGATCCTGCTGTTTTACACTACAGTTATGATTATGATGGCACGGAATGTGAAAAAATTAGAGCGTGAATTAATATTAAATATACATATATGAATCAAACAGTTTACAAAAGTATATTTTCATTTGCAAATGTTATAAGAATTGTAAATGAACCCGCTTATAAAATCAATTCCATTCCATCTGGCTCGCTAGCTGGTGAATACTATGTATATATGGATTATTACTTTGATTTATCCAAAGAAAGAGCGAAAATACGCCAAGACGGAAAAGCGAATTAA
- a CDS encoding lipoprotein 17-related variable surface protein: MKNNEHLNNNQEKVPYIVPETPQASGYTQQIPTQVMPQYPPFHQAPKASKTKKIVSSVLALGIPVVVTTAIVAAYLAINNKESRANKKQMQGIIDNLRLDVKNKDNIKLLDVVDQDLSISGNVPNGFETRYGITGIDAKSNDLITSLYLVAKDGTTLEKEIRISGFKRLDLDNQNAKSVLSAVESLRGNINAIKSKNDGKLVTRNNNNTLVSEYVYNNHGAIESDTELPLLEIEKNTQTNINLIQKPHYNPVTKEVDQLQVIATITSGDYSSEVSFIIDGFLSQTKKDRTLLDELFANFNTIYHTKNYAHKTAQEVMGNEYLEINKIFTDINFNIETIKINNPQLELEIKELSINGDNALNVIIDAKLNNATKQLRFKVDGFSSLVKFNLNELQEFAKLLTSPVSTRYHKNKLPSGYKYQNVSDLFNDLDWHLESELKDKNITIQIKSENNLLETGEKIISLVLSKNAATFNVQINVNNFKTGAQYAEYVFSEFFKQIPGTLYTTTNTDKTPDEITYDLDSLEKDTAMNFKNLASRYQLNLRVTAQNSDGHLAENGYKQVTLEAEIDGKTKTKQVIVEGFLTKAQADKLTFPRVYTEISDQEQLTINHKDKATNDPRSAYTNFDDFANDVQINFTALKSKYKGVVFKNFMTLMDNDGIRTVSFNVTLGSETKNKIIKIGGFLNNATALNNKIKEIKQTIKDTYTTNNYSDKLPQEAESLYTDIASLDNDLGANLASIAANNGVTISIKNKKPNNEGGTLVVYLTLTLEGKDYDEFFIIDGFTTPEARTSLELEAALNKFAESYITLNHKNQLPSQVNYANSNDLTNDLGIDLSTLIPGITLNLNNIHADDNDDTLGVKKVFITLNKDGISKAHTITINGFSTNNQDQIKKIEEFINNLKKEYTTLTHKNDHVSQVNYRSKLDLANDTGLDLIAKEQETGLLITIKSQTPTEQNLKEIILEVKSQLIPELARTTKISIQGYLDTTKFEENVLQEYISNFTTPFETQSYPTTFPGDLLPPYDQTKIKAMGGAKLYTDLVKVNDKYANEFNNRKLTFNYDASTKDINDNKTGTKTLHFVASYGSSKKSFTITFSGFYSENHPLYLLDKELTDFLNNQLNALLQNNGQITDNRYWANIPSAVNKSDVIFRNKNGSYIDPKFSITEYSIVPYDDELKLLVNAKVKITKDGHSLTKNKQIWINSGDPQKVIDNIFNNSDFGYVKLTRGYPLSGRNVQKHHKYGYNINYRTAWAKSFTASLTNGEENNLNVNYIKQPKIPVNIKVEFELARQENVKYYFYSYETQNFTHPDIHVKGFDEFITTLFPFQGAYISVNNDNTIKTKMHAKKFINLYRVDNLDLHGYIIDNSIPHPNGIDTYNLLYSPFWRDSNKDYKYDAFFFEPTVWINVKYTFLGKTYYKSIHSARPVIGINRNKGVFTNDKNNIYLDHYFVLSKAKAIKRQDGRA; the protein is encoded by the coding sequence ATGAAAAATAATGAACACTTAAATAATAATCAGGAAAAAGTTCCATATATCGTTCCAGAAACACCGCAAGCAAGCGGGTATACGCAACAAATACCTACCCAGGTAATGCCACAATACCCTCCTTTCCACCAAGCACCCAAAGCAAGTAAAACAAAGAAAATTGTTAGTTCTGTTTTAGCCTTGGGTATTCCCGTAGTTGTTACCACAGCAATTGTTGCTGCTTATTTAGCGATCAACAATAAGGAAAGTCGGGCTAACAAAAAACAAATGCAGGGTATTATTGATAACTTAAGACTAGATGTTAAAAATAAAGACAATATAAAGCTGCTTGATGTTGTTGATCAAGATTTAAGTATCAGTGGTAATGTTCCTAACGGATTCGAAACTCGTTATGGTATTACAGGAATCGATGCAAAAAGTAACGATCTAATTACATCACTCTACTTAGTAGCAAAAGATGGCACAACTCTTGAAAAAGAAATTAGAATTAGTGGATTTAAACGTTTAGATTTAGACAATCAAAACGCTAAATCTGTACTAAGTGCAGTTGAAAGTTTGCGTGGTAACATTAATGCTATAAAAAGTAAAAACGATGGTAAATTAGTTACTCGCAATAACAATAACACACTTGTTAGCGAATATGTTTACAATAACCACGGCGCGATTGAAAGTGATACAGAATTACCACTATTAGAAATCGAGAAAAATACGCAAACAAATATTAACTTGATTCAAAAACCACACTATAACCCTGTAACCAAAGAAGTAGATCAATTACAAGTAATCGCAACTATTACTAGTGGCGACTACTCTTCTGAAGTTAGCTTTATTATAGATGGTTTCTTATCACAAACCAAAAAAGATCGTACATTACTAGATGAATTGTTTGCTAATTTTAATACCATTTATCACACAAAGAACTATGCTCATAAAACTGCGCAAGAAGTAATGGGAAACGAATACTTAGAAATAAATAAGATTTTTACCGATATTAACTTTAATATCGAAACCATTAAAATCAACAACCCGCAATTAGAACTTGAAATTAAAGAATTAAGCATTAATGGCGATAACGCTCTTAATGTGATTATTGATGCCAAACTAAATAATGCAACTAAACAACTTCGTTTCAAAGTTGATGGTTTTAGTTCATTAGTTAAATTTAACCTTAATGAATTGCAAGAATTTGCCAAATTACTTACAAGTCCCGTTTCAACCCGTTATCACAAAAATAAATTACCTAGCGGCTATAAATATCAAAATGTAAGTGATCTTTTTAATGATTTAGATTGACACTTAGAAAGTGAACTTAAAGATAAAAACATTACAATTCAAATCAAGTCCGAAAACAACCTTCTAGAAACTGGTGAAAAAATTATTAGTTTAGTTTTAAGCAAAAATGCTGCAACATTTAATGTGCAAATTAATGTTAACAACTTTAAAACAGGTGCACAATATGCAGAATATGTCTTTAGTGAATTCTTTAAGCAAATTCCTGGTACTTTATACACCACAACAAATACCGATAAAACACCAGATGAAATCACCTATGATCTTGATTCGCTTGAAAAAGATACAGCAATGAACTTTAAAAACCTTGCTAGTCGTTACCAACTCAATTTAAGAGTTACGGCCCAAAATAGTGATGGCCATTTAGCTGAAAACGGTTACAAACAAGTAACCTTAGAAGCAGAAATTGATGGTAAAACAAAAACTAAACAAGTCATTGTTGAAGGCTTTTTAACCAAAGCGCAAGCTGACAAACTAACTTTTCCACGTGTTTATACCGAAATTAGCGATCAAGAACAACTAACAATTAATCACAAAGATAAAGCAACTAACGATCCACGATCAGCCTACACAAACTTTGATGATTTTGCTAATGATGTGCAAATTAACTTTACAGCCCTTAAAAGTAAATACAAGGGCGTAGTCTTTAAAAACTTTATGACCTTAATGGATAATGATGGTATAAGAACAGTTTCATTTAATGTAACATTGGGATCAGAAACCAAAAATAAAATTATAAAAATTGGCGGTTTCCTTAACAATGCAACTGCACTTAATAATAAAATTAAAGAAATTAAGCAAACTATTAAGGATACTTACACAACAAATAATTATTCAGATAAGTTACCACAAGAAGCAGAGAGCCTATACACTGATATCGCCAGCCTTGATAATGATTTAGGCGCAAACTTAGCAAGCATCGCGGCCAATAATGGTGTTACTATTAGCATTAAAAACAAAAAACCTAACAACGAAGGTGGTACACTAGTTGTTTACTTGACACTAACACTAGAAGGTAAAGACTACGATGAATTCTTTATTATTGATGGCTTTACAACACCAGAAGCAAGAACTAGTCTTGAACTAGAAGCTGCACTTAATAAGTTCGCCGAAAGTTATATCACCCTAAATCACAAAAATCAATTACCTAGTCAAGTAAATTATGCTAATAGTAATGACTTAACAAATGATTTAGGAATTGATTTATCAACTTTAATACCAGGAATTACGCTAAATCTTAACAACATTCACGCTGATGATAACGATGATACACTTGGTGTTAAAAAAGTATTTATTACTTTAAATAAAGACGGAATCAGTAAGGCACATACCATCACGATTAATGGTTTCTCAACCAATAATCAAGATCAAATTAAAAAAATTGAAGAATTTATTAATAATCTTAAAAAAGAATACACCACACTTACACATAAGAACGACCACGTCTCGCAAGTTAACTACCGTAGCAAGTTAGACCTTGCTAACGATACAGGTCTTGATCTAATAGCAAAAGAACAAGAAACAGGATTGTTAATTACTATTAAATCACAAACACCAACTGAGCAAAATTTAAAAGAAATCATCTTAGAAGTAAAATCACAACTTATTCCAGAACTAGCAAGAACTACTAAAATTTCAATTCAAGGTTACTTAGATACAACTAAATTTGAAGAAAATGTACTCCAAGAATACATTAGTAACTTTACTACACCTTTTGAAACACAAAGCTATCCAACAACTTTCCCTGGTGATTTACTGCCACCTTATGATCAAACAAAAATCAAGGCAATGGGTGGCGCTAAGTTGTATACAGATTTAGTCAAAGTTAATGATAAATACGCTAATGAATTTAATAATCGTAAGCTTACTTTCAATTATGATGCAAGCACTAAAGATATTAATGATAATAAAACAGGTACCAAAACCTTACACTTTGTTGCATCATATGGGTCAAGTAAAAAATCGTTTACCATTACCTTTAGTGGATTTTACAGCGAAAATCATCCGCTATATCTTTTAGATAAGGAATTAACTGATTTCTTAAATAATCAACTAAACGCATTATTGCAAAACAATGGCCAAATAACTGATAATAGATATTGAGCTAATATCCCAAGTGCAGTAAATAAATCAGATGTTATCTTCCGTAACAAAAATGGCAGTTACATAGATCCTAAATTCAGCATAACCGAATACAGTATTGTTCCTTACGATGATGAATTAAAATTACTTGTCAACGCCAAAGTTAAAATTACCAAAGATGGTCATTCGTTAACAAAAAATAAACAAATATGAATCAACAGCGGTGACCCACAAAAAGTTATTGATAATATCTTTAATAATTCGGATTTTGGTTACGTTAAATTAACAAGAGGATATCCATTGTCGGGTAGAAATGTGCAAAAACACCATAAATATGGCTATAATATCAACTACAGAACCGCTTGGGCAAAAAGTTTTACTGCTTCTCTTACAAACGGCGAAGAAAATAATTTGAATGTAAACTACATTAAACAACCAAAAATTCCTGTTAATATTAAAGTTGAATTCGAATTGGCAAGACAAGAAAATGTGAAATATTACTTTTATTCATATGAAACACAAAATTTTACACACCCAGATATTCATGTCAAAGGATTTGATGAATTTATAACTACACTTTTTCCTTTCCAAGGTGCGTATATTTCAGTGAATAATGATAATACAATAAAAACCAAAATGCACGCGAAGAAATTTATCAACCTATACAGAGTTGATAACCTTGATCTCCACGGTTATATCATTGATAATTCGATACCACATCCAAATGGTATTGATACATATAACTTATTATATAGCCCGTTTTGAAGAGATAGTAATAAGGATTATAAATATGATGCTTTCTTTTTTGAACCAACAGTATGAATTAATGTGAAATATACATTCTTAGGTAAAACATACTACAAATCAATACACTCTGCAAGACCAGTTATAGGCATCAACAGAAACAAGGGCGTTTTTACCAATGATAAAAATAATATCTACTTAGATCATTACTTCGTATTATCAAAAGCAAAAGCAATAAAACGTCAAGACGGAAGGGCGTAA
- a CDS encoding lipoprotein 17-related variable surface protein — MNKTKLLLATGIAFTLATTATVATYGVLHRKDTKTNTNTQTSEPSVNNLIPTPIYDELKAVLVNASVDKIISKDIMQLDSNTTPAPETLEKGKKVILKSAIEAYKKVYNESVALTKEQGEIKAMKQIDALKVAKEHLEKAIVTGTFTPTPELDALRAYIKQAKSEINLEYIHRYDKADIVEPALIPLGTNAAPFELVEEYNKALAAAEKVTENELANAAKSVLESALNKLKKSFIPGTDDTYLRNAQGMFDFDTLLDQMNYYNDYNRFLLVDLEIIDIQKMHPSTSALKLKDYNMLNELYIQAKQAYINKNEAEFKRLYLKFNGLNEIISYSQLISENIYMEPFKYNVPIPGEGDERDVNAALTFYKDGVYLKEMFPDWAEKHKNFDRKELFRAMYGAGFGTYLTAGLETEYGTTQTYKVISYDNEKGIVRLQITCAKGTVSKTKEITISGFFTKEQDAKNKLLAEKITKREFDKSPAWTGRVSGIMENYIMNENSPLDTVAFLYSDLSRELESYLTTNNLFLLKQEIRNLNPKVDNETGTLKFTPCFVDKKSMDWTRIEITIVNWMTNAEFLDTEVVVYDAWSTSSRDKKASEIKYDNIDTIMNEYKDCFKNIEKDVIVSIVPGSEINDDTKGTKTLTIKLVCGKASKEKTVTITDFKRTI, encoded by the coding sequence ATGAATAAAACTAAATTATTACTAGCCACAGGTATTGCGTTTACTCTAGCAACGACCGCAACTGTTGCAACTTATGGTGTATTGCATCGTAAAGATACTAAAACAAATACTAATACGCAAACCAGCGAACCTTCCGTTAATAATCTAATACCAACACCAATTTATGATGAACTTAAAGCAGTATTGGTTAATGCAAGTGTAGATAAAATCATAAGTAAAGATATTATGCAACTTGATTCTAATACTACACCTGCTCCAGAAACACTTGAAAAAGGTAAAAAAGTTATTTTAAAAAGCGCAATTGAAGCATATAAAAAAGTCTACAATGAATCTGTAGCACTAACTAAAGAGCAAGGTGAAATTAAAGCAATGAAACAAATCGATGCTCTTAAAGTGGCTAAAGAACATTTAGAAAAAGCAATCGTAACTGGAACATTTACTCCCACACCAGAACTTGATGCACTTAGAGCATATATTAAACAAGCAAAGAGTGAAATTAACCTGGAATACATACACCGCTATGACAAGGCGGATATAGTAGAACCTGCTTTAATACCTCTAGGTACTAATGCGGCGCCGTTTGAATTAGTTGAAGAATATAACAAAGCATTAGCCGCTGCCGAAAAAGTTACCGAAAACGAACTGGCAAACGCCGCTAAAAGCGTGTTAGAATCTGCGCTTAATAAACTTAAAAAATCGTTTATACCCGGTACAGACGATACTTATTTACGTAATGCACAAGGAATGTTTGATTTCGATACACTTTTAGATCAAATGAATTACTACAATGATTATAACCGTTTTTTACTTGTTGATTTGGAAATTATCGATATTCAAAAAATGCATCCTTCTACTAGTGCTTTAAAACTAAAAGATTATAATATGCTAAATGAATTGTATATACAAGCAAAACAAGCATATATCAATAAAAACGAAGCTGAATTTAAACGATTATATCTAAAATTCAACGGATTGAATGAAATTATTTCTTATTCTCAGTTAATTAGTGAAAATATTTATATGGAACCTTTTAAATATAATGTACCAATTCCAGGTGAAGGCGATGAGCGTGATGTGAACGCTGCACTTACATTCTATAAAGATGGTGTATATTTAAAGGAAATGTTTCCTGATTGAGCAGAAAAACACAAAAATTTTGATCGTAAAGAACTTTTTCGCGCGATGTATGGTGCTGGTTTTGGCACTTATTTAACAGCTGGTCTTGAAACAGAATATGGAACAACCCAAACATATAAAGTTATTAGCTATGATAATGAAAAGGGAATTGTTAGATTACAAATCACGTGCGCAAAAGGGACTGTTTCAAAAACAAAAGAAATTACTATTAGTGGTTTTTTTACTAAAGAACAAGACGCAAAAAACAAATTACTTGCCGAGAAAATCACAAAGCGCGAATTTGATAAATCACCAGCATGAACAGGTAGAGTTTCGGGGATTATGGAAAATTATATAATGAATGAAAATTCACCATTAGATACTGTAGCGTTTTTATATTCGGATTTATCTCGTGAACTTGAAAGTTATCTAACTACTAATAATCTTTTTTTATTAAAACAAGAAATTAGAAACCTTAATCCTAAAGTTGATAATGAAACCGGAACATTAAAATTCACACCTTGTTTTGTTGATAAAAAGAGTATGGACTGAACTAGAATAGAAATCACCATAGTTAATTGAATGACAAACGCAGAATTTTTGGATACAGAGGTTGTAGTTTATGATGCCTGAAGCACTTCATCTCGTGATAAAAAAGCAAGTGAAATAAAATACGATAATATTGATACAATTATGAACGAATACAAGGATTGTTTTAAAAACATTGAAAAAGATGTCATTGTAAGCATAGTTCCTGGTTCAGAAATTAATGACGATACCAAAGGAACTAAAACGCTTACCATTAAACTTGTTTGTGGTAAAGCATCAAAAGAAAAAACCGTCACTATCACAGATTTTAAACGAACAATATAA
- a CDS encoding variable surface lipoprotein, which produces MMKRENMNKKKLLLGIGTIATFSATAVFAVSCSDEKIDAAAEKLSNAKLRLSNLNKITAEIQIEYKVTITLIGVYAHPDKFGVSVHIYKISRGNKSKKVKVEVAGIM; this is translated from the coding sequence ATGATGAAGAGAGAAAATATGAACAAAAAGAAATTGTTGCTAGGCATTGGTACAATTGCAACTTTTAGCGCGACAGCAGTATTTGCTGTAAGTTGCAGCGATGAAAAAATCGACGCTGCTGCTGAGAAGCTCAGTAATGCAAAGTTAAGATTGTCAAATCTTAACAAAATTACCGCTGAAATACAAATCGAGTATAAAGTCACTATCACTTTAATTGGAGTATACGCACATCCCGATAAGTTCGGAGTGTCCGTCCATATCTATAAAATTTCTAGAGGTAATAAAAGTAAAAAAGTAAAAGTCGAAGTAGCGGGTATTATGTAA